The Peptostreptococcaceae bacterium genome has a window encoding:
- the nifJ gene encoding pyruvate:ferredoxin (flavodoxin) oxidoreductase has translation MSKKVFKTMDGNTAAAHVAYAFTDVAAIFPITPSSPMAEYIDEWSANGRKNIFGQEVKVSELQSEGGASGAVHGSLTAGALTSTFTASQGLLLMIPNMYKISGELLPGVFHVSARAIAGHALSIFGDHSDVMAARQTGFAMLASGSVQEIIDLAGVAHLSAIKASLPFVHFFDGFRSSHEIQKVELIDYEVYKNMVDMDAVKKFRKNALNPEHPITKGTAQNPDIYFQAKESANRFYDAVPAIVADYMKQISEVTGREYKPFNYYGAADAERVIIAMGSVTEAAEETVDYLMAKGEKVGLIKVHLYRPFAEKYFMEVMPATVKQITVLDRTKEPGAMGEPLYLDVRNMYYEKENAPQILGGRYGLGSKDTLPSQIKAVFDNMLGEKKNQFTIGINDDVTFTSLKIEDEIDTESKDTIRCKFWGLGSDGTVGANKNAIKIIGDHTDMYAQGYFSYDSKKSGGITVSHLRFGKKPIRSTYLINVADYVACHNQSYVDKYDLVKGLKKGGIFVLNTIWTPEELEVHLPAGIKKYIAANDINFYTINATKIGQEIGLGNRINMIMQSAFFTLAKVISVEDATKYLKEAIKKSYGKKGEKIVSMNYEAVDAGATKFVKVDVPAAWKDLKIEAALAVATDAPEFITKVMEPIAAQKGDDLPVSAFLGREDGSFPAGTAAYEKRGIAVNVPEWLTDKCIQCNQCSFVCPHAVIRPFLLTEEEVSAAPEGFATKKAMGKGLEELQYKIQVSTLDCTGCGNCADICPVGALQMKPIGTQTDVQVPNWDYAVSLPVKDDKMPITTVKGSQFAQPLFEFSGACAGCGETPYAKVVTQLFGDRMLIANATGCSSIWGGSAPATPYTTNAEGKGPAWANSLFEDNAEYGYGMALATNQMRDRLSGLMTEAMEKGVTEEAKAAFTAWLEAKEDGDKTKAVSADVVKLFGKDLGNAQVNEMLAEIEEKKDFLIKKSVWIFGGDGWAYDIGYGGLDHVLASGEDVNVFVFDTEVYSNTGGQSSKATPTAAVAKFAASGKRVKKKDLGLMATNYGYVYVAQVSMGANKNQFLKALVEAESYKGPSLIIAYSPCINHGIKAGMGKSQEQEKKAVEAGYWHMWRFNPLLEQEGKNPFVLDSKEPTASFQDFIKSEVRYTSLEFAFPELAKELFAKAEKDAKSRYRSYTRMAEMEY, from the coding sequence ATGAGTAAAAAAGTTTTCAAAACAATGGATGGAAACACGGCAGCTGCGCACGTAGCATATGCGTTCACTGATGTCGCGGCGATTTTCCCGATCACACCATCTTCACCAATGGCAGAGTACATAGATGAGTGGTCCGCCAATGGACGAAAGAATATTTTCGGACAAGAAGTAAAGGTTTCAGAGCTTCAATCAGAAGGCGGAGCATCAGGTGCCGTTCACGGTTCATTGACTGCTGGCGCACTTACAAGCACATTCACAGCATCACAAGGTCTTTTGCTTATGATTCCGAACATGTATAAAATTTCCGGCGAACTTCTTCCGGGCGTTTTCCATGTTAGCGCAAGAGCCATTGCAGGCCATGCCCTTTCAATCTTCGGAGACCATTCAGACGTTATGGCCGCAAGACAGACAGGATTCGCAATGCTTGCATCGGGCAGCGTACAGGAAATTATTGACCTTGCCGGCGTTGCACATCTTAGCGCAATCAAAGCCAGCCTGCCTTTCGTACATTTCTTCGACGGATTCAGATCTTCTCATGAAATTCAGAAGGTTGAACTAATCGACTATGAAGTATACAAAAACATGGTTGACATGGACGCAGTAAAAAAATTCAGAAAGAATGCTCTTAATCCTGAGCATCCTATAACAAAGGGTACTGCACAAAACCCTGACATCTACTTCCAAGCTAAAGAATCTGCAAACCGTTTCTACGATGCAGTTCCCGCTATTGTTGCAGATTACATGAAGCAAATCAGCGAAGTTACAGGAAGAGAATACAAGCCTTTCAACTACTACGGAGCAGCTGACGCAGAGCGTGTAATCATCGCTATGGGTTCGGTAACCGAAGCGGCTGAAGAAACTGTCGATTACTTGATGGCAAAGGGCGAAAAAGTTGGTCTAATCAAAGTACATCTCTACAGACCTTTCGCAGAGAAGTATTTCATGGAAGTAATGCCTGCAACTGTAAAGCAGATTACAGTTCTTGACAGAACAAAAGAGCCCGGCGCCATGGGAGAACCTCTATACCTGGACGTCAGAAACATGTACTACGAAAAAGAAAATGCTCCTCAAATTCTTGGCGGAAGATATGGACTGGGTTCAAAAGACACACTTCCTTCTCAAATTAAGGCTGTTTTCGACAACATGCTTGGAGAAAAGAAAAACCAATTCACAATCGGTATCAATGATGATGTAACCTTCACATCCTTGAAAATCGAAGATGAAATCGATACAGAGTCTAAAGATACTATCCGTTGCAAGTTCTGGGGCCTCGGCTCGGACGGTACGGTTGGAGCAAACAAAAACGCCATCAAGATTATCGGCGACCACACCGACATGTACGCGCAAGGATACTTCTCATACGACTCCAAGAAGTCTGGCGGAATCACGGTTTCCCACCTTCGTTTCGGCAAGAAGCCAATCCGTTCGACATACCTTATCAATGTAGCTGACTATGTGGCTTGCCACAACCAATCATACGTTGACAAGTACGACTTGGTAAAGGGTCTTAAGAAGGGCGGAATATTCGTATTAAATACGATTTGGACACCCGAAGAGCTTGAAGTACATCTTCCTGCTGGAATCAAGAAATACATTGCGGCAAATGACATTAACTTCTACACAATCAATGCTACTAAAATAGGTCAAGAAATCGGACTTGGAAACAGGATCAACATGATAATGCAATCCGCATTCTTCACGCTAGCTAAAGTTATTTCAGTTGAAGATGCCACCAAATACCTCAAGGAAGCAATCAAGAAGTCTTATGGTAAAAAAGGTGAAAAGATTGTTTCAATGAACTACGAAGCGGTTGACGCCGGAGCCACTAAGTTTGTCAAGGTTGACGTACCTGCAGCCTGGAAAGACTTGAAGATTGAAGCAGCTTTAGCTGTAGCAACCGACGCACCCGAATTTATCACAAAGGTTATGGAACCCATCGCAGCTCAAAAGGGAGACGACCTTCCTGTAAGCGCATTCCTAGGAAGAGAAGATGGATCATTCCCTGCCGGAACAGCAGCCTATGAAAAACGCGGAATCGCAGTAAACGTTCCGGAGTGGCTCACAGACAAGTGTATCCAATGTAACCAATGTTCATTTGTTTGTCCTCATGCAGTTATCAGACCTTTCCTTCTCACAGAAGAAGAAGTATCTGCAGCTCCTGAAGGCTTTGCAACCAAGAAAGCAATGGGCAAAGGACTTGAAGAACTTCAATATAAAATTCAGGTTTCAACCTTGGACTGCACAGGTTGCGGCAACTGCGCCGATATTTGTCCAGTAGGAGCTCTTCAAATGAAACCTATAGGAACACAAACAGACGTACAAGTTCCCAACTGGGATTATGCAGTTAGTCTTCCTGTCAAGGATGATAAGATGCCAATTACTACTGTTAAAGGCAGCCAGTTTGCACAACCGCTCTTCGAATTCTCGGGCGCATGCGCAGGTTGCGGAGAAACTCCTTACGCTAAGGTTGTAACTCAATTGTTTGGTGACAGAATGCTCATAGCAAACGCAACCGGATGTTCATCAATTTGGGGCGGCTCAGCACCTGCAACTCCTTACACTACAAATGCAGAAGGCAAAGGCCCGGCTTGGGCTAACTCGCTCTTTGAGGACAACGCCGAGTATGGTTACGGAATGGCACTTGCTACAAACCAAATGAGAGACAGATTGTCCGGTCTTATGACTGAGGCAATGGAAAAAGGCGTTACAGAAGAAGCAAAAGCTGCATTTACAGCATGGCTCGAAGCTAAGGAAGACGGAGACAAGACAAAAGCTGTTTCGGCAGATGTTGTTAAGCTCTTCGGAAAAGACCTTGGAAACGCTCAAGTAAACGAAATGCTTGCTGAAATAGAAGAAAAGAAAGATTTCTTGATTAAGAAATCCGTTTGGATCTTCGGTGGTGACGGATGGGCTTATGACATCGGCTACGGCGGACTCGACCACGTCCTCGCTTCAGGTGAAGACGTAAATGTATTCGTATTCGATACAGAAGTATACTCAAACACAGGCGGACAGTCTTCAAAAGCTACTCCTACCGCTGCAGTCGCTAAGTTTGCGGCTTCCGGCAAGAGAGTCAAGAAGAAAGACCTCGGCTTGATGGCAACAAACTACGGTTACGTATATGTTGCACAAGTTTCAATGGGCGCCAACAAGAACCAATTTTTGAAGGCTCTTGTCGAAGCTGAAAGCTACAAGGGACCATCACTCATCATAGCTTATTCTCCTTGTATAAACCACGGTATCAAAGCCGGCATGGGCAAGTCCCAAGAGCAGGAGAAAAAAGCAGTAGAGGCTGGTTACTGGCATATGTGGAGATTCAATCCGCTTCTTGAACAAGAAGGCAAGAATCCGTTTGTTCTTGATTCCAAAGAGCCGACTGCATCCTTCCAAGACTTCATCAAGAGTGAGGTTAGATACACATCTCTCGAATTCGCATTCCCAGAATTGGCAAAAGAATTGTTTGCCAAAGCTGAGAAGGATGCCAAGAGCAGATATAGAAGCTACACACGAATGGCAGAAATGGAATATTAG
- a CDS encoding radical SAM protein, whose protein sequence is MNNLKRRTEGLLVDEGIKYLDMDPVKNLGKMINLGSKIAAEGDNKKVMQAISKAWNTKDGSKRYYMEKILSELHPNVRKKMIKNFVLNAYLYGRPEAKRAEDENDCNIPWAILMDPTTRCNLKCIGCWAAEYNKKDELDFDTLDRIIREGKGIGTYMYIYSGGEPTMRKDDILRLAEIHDDCMFLAFTNGTLIDDSFAKKVQMLGNIAFAISVEGFEKETDMRRGKGTFKKVVKAMETLKRHGILFGFSTCYHSKNTDVVGSDEYIDFVEEHGCLFGWYFTYMPLGKDADTSLLATSSQRAHMYKRVREIRAGKPIFVLDFWNDGEYVSGCIAGGRKYLHINANGDVEPCAFIHYSNVNIKEVSLLDALKSPIFMQYRRQYPFNNNHLRPCPMFDNPEKLVDMVNKSDACSTQPVDHETAEELCAKCDKPASEWGPVAERLWSEKTGGKSKKQA, encoded by the coding sequence ATGAACAATTTAAAAAGAAGAACGGAAGGATTACTTGTAGACGAGGGGATAAAGTATCTGGACATGGATCCTGTAAAAAATCTGGGGAAGATGATTAATTTGGGAAGCAAAATTGCCGCAGAAGGCGACAATAAGAAAGTGATGCAGGCAATATCAAAAGCATGGAACACCAAGGACGGAAGTAAAAGGTACTATATGGAAAAAATCCTGTCCGAGCTGCATCCGAATGTAAGGAAAAAGATGATAAAAAATTTTGTGCTGAATGCCTATCTTTATGGAAGACCGGAAGCAAAACGTGCAGAAGATGAAAACGACTGCAATATACCTTGGGCTATTCTTATGGATCCAACTACAAGATGCAACCTTAAGTGCATAGGCTGCTGGGCGGCTGAATACAATAAGAAAGATGAACTCGACTTTGACACACTTGACCGAATAATTAGGGAAGGCAAGGGAATAGGTACATACATGTATATATATTCGGGCGGAGAGCCTACAATGAGGAAGGATGACATTCTTCGCCTTGCCGAGATTCATGACGATTGCATGTTCCTTGCCTTCACAAACGGAACGCTTATTGATGATTCTTTTGCAAAAAAAGTACAGATGCTTGGGAATATTGCTTTTGCAATCAGCGTGGAGGGATTTGAAAAAGAAACCGACATGAGGAGAGGAAAAGGGACATTCAAAAAAGTTGTAAAGGCTATGGAAACGCTCAAGAGGCATGGAATACTATTCGGATTTTCTACCTGTTACCATAGCAAGAATACCGATGTTGTAGGATCTGACGAATATATAGACTTTGTGGAGGAGCATGGATGCCTGTTCGGATGGTATTTTACATACATGCCACTTGGCAAGGATGCCGACACAAGTCTCCTAGCTACAAGTTCTCAGAGGGCACACATGTACAAAAGAGTAAGGGAGATAAGAGCGGGGAAGCCAATATTTGTTCTCGACTTCTGGAACGACGGCGAATACGTGAGCGGATGCATAGCCGGCGGCAGGAAATATCTTCACATAAACGCAAACGGCGATGTTGAGCCCTGCGCATTCATTCATTACTCTAATGTGAACATTAAGGAAGTGTCTTTGCTTGATGCGCTTAAATCGCCGATATTTATGCAATATCGCAGGCAGTACCCATTCAATAACAACCATCTAAGACCGTGTCCCATGTTTGACAATCCGGAGAAGCTCGTAGACATGGTGAATAAATCGGATGCTTGCTCTACTCAACCCGTGGATCATGAGACAGCTGAAGAGCTTTGCGCAAAATGCGATAAACCTGCCTCCGAATGGGGCCCGGTTGCAGAAAGGCTTTGGAGTGAGAAAACCGGAGGCAAAAGCAAAAAACAGGCATAA
- a CDS encoding TetR/AcrR family transcriptional regulator, which produces MPKIVDYEEKKKEIAVKAIEIFIEKGYYSANISDIAKRSGMGRTNFYQYFSNKDEIYDFAIDMAFACLSKDFDIVMATEDDALSAIAKIVRQTIDDYRKNDLIIVIVELWLVTNREKNRISERLQSRTRRINDLFFEILEKGYEKGQLGEFDLKAMADLIYVFTEALLLQMAFYGEKGIEAKLDVLDILLNGLRS; this is translated from the coding sequence ATGCCGAAAATCGTAGATTATGAGGAAAAGAAAAAAGAAATAGCAGTAAAAGCCATAGAAATTTTTATAGAAAAAGGCTACTATAGCGCCAACATATCCGACATAGCAAAAAGAAGCGGTATGGGCAGAACAAATTTCTATCAATACTTCAGCAACAAGGATGAAATATATGATTTCGCAATCGATATGGCATTTGCATGCCTGAGCAAGGATTTTGACATTGTAATGGCAACCGAGGACGATGCGTTGTCCGCAATAGCAAAGATAGTCCGCCAAACAATAGACGATTATAGAAAGAACGACTTGATAATAGTGATAGTTGAGCTATGGCTTGTAACGAACAGGGAAAAGAATAGGATCAGTGAAAGGCTGCAATCTCGAACAAGACGGATAAATGATCTGTTCTTCGAAATACTTGAAAAGGGATATGAAAAGGGACAGCTTGGAGAATTCGATCTGAAGGCGATGGCCGATTTGATTTATGTTTTCACGGAAGCATTGCTTCTTCAAATGGCATTTTACGGAGAAAAGGGTATCGAAGCAAAATTGGATGTGCTTGATATTTTGCTAAATGGTCTAAGGAGTTAA
- a CDS encoding LysE family transporter, with the protein MTKILLQGYLLGLAYLLPIGMQNMYVINTASKSTGRRVFQIALIASILDVLLAMACFYGIGLILERFEFFKTAMLGIGSVVVLLIGLKLVVSKVTLVGESGEEYGIGKLAAMLFAVTWLNPQAVIDGTFLLGGFKALLSPAESPFFIAGVAIASVSWFFGLAYGVYHLKRFMTAKVLRLVNIACGSMLVFFGARLGMEFFNAIK; encoded by the coding sequence ATGACTAAAATATTGCTGCAGGGATACCTGCTTGGACTGGCTTATTTGCTTCCAATAGGAATGCAGAACATGTATGTGATAAATACGGCAAGCAAAAGCACGGGACGGCGTGTTTTTCAAATTGCACTCATAGCTTCAATACTCGATGTGCTTCTTGCGATGGCATGCTTTTATGGCATAGGTCTGATTTTGGAGAGATTCGAATTTTTTAAAACAGCCATGCTCGGGATAGGAAGCGTGGTGGTTTTGCTGATAGGATTGAAACTTGTTGTTTCCAAGGTCACACTCGTAGGAGAAAGCGGAGAAGAATATGGCATAGGGAAATTGGCCGCCATGCTTTTTGCTGTGACATGGCTTAATCCACAGGCGGTAATTGACGGAACCTTTCTGCTGGGGGGATTTAAAGCACTCCTTTCACCTGCCGAGTCGCCTTTTTTCATAGCGGGAGTTGCAATTGCATCCGTATCATGGTTCTTTGGGCTTGCATACGGGGTATATCACCTCAAAAGATTTATGACGGCAAAAGTGCTTAGGCTGGTAAACATAGCATGCGGATCCATGCTGGTTTTCTTCGGGGCTCGCCTCGGCATGGAATTCTTTAACGCTATAAAGTAA